The uncultured Carboxylicivirga sp. genomic interval TATTTACCTTTCTTTTTAGGTACTGTTAATTTTGGCGTTGCTGTAGTTGTTTATTTTATGCTCAACATCCTAATCGATAAAAAGTATAAAACATACCTCAATACTTCAATTGCTTTGGTAACAGTTACTATTATTGCCGGAGTAATCTTTTCTGATCCTATTATCAAATACGGTGAACAGATCAAATACAAAGACAAAGTAGTTTACTCAGAACAAAGCCAATATCAAAAAATCGTAATCACTCAATGGCAAGATAATTACTGGCTTTATCTTAATAGTAACGAACAGCTATGTACTATGGACGAAATGATGTACCACGAACCATTAGTCCACCCTGTTATGTCACTTCATCCTCATCCTCAAAACGTATTAATATTAGGAGGTGGTGACGGTTGTGCAGCCCGTGAAGTATTAAAATATCTGTCTGTTAAAAGTATTCGTTTAATTGATCTTGATCCAGCCATGACTAAGCTGGGACAAGAACATCCAATTCTTACCAACCTTAACAAAGGAGCTCTTAACAATCCCAAGGTTGAAATAATTAATTCGGATGGATACCATTATCTTACCCAAAATAAAGACTTCTATGATGTAATAATAATTGATTTACCCGATCCACGAACCGTTGAATTAGGCAGATTGTATTCGATGGAATTTTACAGTGTTTGCTATAGACATCTTCGCCCTGAAGGTTTAATCATCACACAAGCCGGAAGCCCATATTTTGCCACCAAAGCATTTAAATGCATTATTGAAACCATGCGCGAAGCTGGATTCAAAACCATTCCTCTGCATAATCAGGTATTATCTCTAGGAGAATGGGGATGGTCATTAGGAATGAAAACACAAAGAGAAGTAAATCTAAAAAAAGCAATTCAATCATTACACTTTCATAATATTGAAACCCAATGGCTAAATAATGATGCAATGCAATTGATTACTTCCTTTGGAAAGGATATTTTTCCAGGTCAAAACGATTCTGTGAAAGTAAATCGAATTCATGATCCGGTCTTGTATAAATACTATTTAAAAGGAAACTGGGATTTATATTAAATAACTCAACAATGACTAAAATAAATGCAGTTAATCTGCCTCCCAAAATATTCAACATAAAAGGATGGATCGAGCTTTATGAGCCCATAAAGCTTAAAGAGCAATTTGATACCGCTTTAAATAAAAGTGGTTTTAAGGTTTTACAATTTACCGATCATAAATTTCCAGAAAACGGATACACCGCTTTTTGGTTACTGGCCGAATCACACTTCGCAGTTCACACATTTGATCAGGATGGTTGCTCATATATCGAGCTTAGTAGTTGCAATAAGGAAAAAGCCCTTAATTTTATAACTTTATGCAAACAATTCAATTTTACTTTTCAATGGGAAAATGATTTAGAGGAATTGAATTGCAATAAAAATGCGAACGCATAAACCACACGAAACATGAAGAAAAAAGCAGGACTTGCCATTGGTTTAATAGTATATCTGTTTTTAATCTATCTGATATCAATAGTTGAGAGCAGTGACCCTAACTCCAATATCAAATCGCTGACTGATGCTTTATGGTATGCTATTGTTACCTTAACAACGGTTGGCTATGGTGACTTCTACCCAGTTACCGCACTTGGTAAAATAATTGGACTTTTTGTAATTTTAGGTAGTCTGGGGGTTATTGGCTACTTTATTGGTGAAATCAGCAGTAGAATAAGTACTTATATGGAAAAGAAGAAAAACGGTTTTTTCGGAACAGATTTCGAAAACCATTATATGATAATAGGTTGGAGTGGATTTGGCAAAAAAGTAGCTGATCAAATTTTCCCAACAGGACATAACATTGCATTTATAACAAACTCCAAAGGTGATTTAGAACTTATTAAAGATTTATATCAACATAATCAGTGTTTTGCCATGTTTGCCGATTACAACAATATGGATGCCTATCGTAAAGCAAACATCGAAAAAACAAAGGCTGTCTTTATCAACTTTGTAGACGATACCGAAACTTTAGTTTTTGTATTAAATCTCAAACGAGAATTTCCAGATATTAATATCATTGTTAACTGTAGTAATCCTGATTTAAAAGAAACCCTAATTAACACAGGTATCAAACATGTTGTCTCTCGAAGTGAAGTTGCATCAAGATTAGTAGCAAGCTATTTATTTGAACCCCATGTTGCAGAATATACCGAGGATTTGATATCTACAAGTGTTGAAATGGACGACCAAGATATTCAACAATACAAGGTTACGCGGCAAAATCCATATATTGAGTCTACTTATTTTGATGCTTTTGTCAAAATGAAGAAAGATCTCAATGTTATTTTAATTGGATTAGTAATTAACAATAAGATTGAAAAGAATCCTTCTGATGAACAACTTATTAAAGAAAGTCAATATTTGATTATTATTTCGGTAGGAAAAGAAAAGCTTGAACTCGAACAAGTATTTGGAGTAAAAGAAGGATTATAAGAAGATTACCTTGTTAATCAACGTAAGAAATACTCTCGTGAAGCATAAAAAGTTGATATGATTATGAGTTTTACTCAATAATTACATCAACTTTCTTTTTACATACACTAAATTGTAAATCTCCTACACTTATAGTGTGATTTTAGACAAATTACTTTTCAAAAGCTATCGAGTCAAACCGACAACGCATATTACTATAGATCTGATCATTACACACACCAAAGCACTATTAAACATTGATGTATATAATTGTTTAAAATCTGTTTTTTTAAAAAAAAGTGTTACGAATTGATAGTTCTGCAATTAACAAGTAGAATAATGAACTACAAACTACAAAACTATGAATATTCGCAACGAAGTATTAGACAAATTGATCGAAAATGGAACAAAAGCGTGGACAGACATAGAATTAAACATCTCAAAAAAAATTAAGGTACTTCAGAGTATTAATAATCGCTTGTCCTATTTAGCTAAACCTGAAGAAGAAAACAATGTAAAAATTGAAATTATCCGCCAGAGCTGTAAAAAAATAAAAAATAGATATCCCGGTTATGCCAATGAAGTTGATCATATAATTAATCAATTTGAACACCATCTTCGATTTGATAATATGGCAATCTTACCCTTCAAACAACTTGATGCTCTAACCTATCGAATTTTCATAAGGCAAAACATATATGCTTTTACGGGTTAACAATATAACAGATAACCATTTGAAAAGGAGGAAGTAAAGTTCTTCCTTTTTAATTTCGTTCACACTCCTTCCATATTTCTTCTATGAAGAAACTTTCATTCTGTAACTTATTATATAATTAACCTACCTTTGCATGTAACATTTTAACTAATGAGCAAAGATCGAAAACCACATATTGGAATTTTTGGACGTCGTAACAATGGCAAAAGTTCAATTATAAATAAATTATCAGGACAAGACACAGCTATTGTATCAGAGATAGCAGGAACAACTACTGATCCTGTTAAAAAATCATTTGAGATCACTGGTTTTGGTCCGGTAATTTTAATTGATACGGCTGGCATTGATGACTTCGGGGAATTGGGAGAACAAAGAGTTAAGAAATCAACACAAATCATCAACCAAGTTGATTTAGCCATCTTAGTTGTAACCAATAATCAATGGGATCAATCAGAAGCATCACTCATTAAGGCTTTTAACAAACAAGATACTCCATTCATCATCATCCATAACAAAACTGATCTTACACCACCATCAATAGATTGGTTAAACACTACTTCACAAATCAATGCATCGGCTATTATTCCATTTTCTGTTATCTCATCAGATATCGATCTATTAATTAAGGAGATTAGAAAAGCTATTCCTGAATCGGCTTACACAACTCCCTCTTTAGTTGGGGATTTAATTTCGTATGGTGATATTGTTTTGCTTATTACCCCCATTGATATTGAAGCTCCGGAAGGAAGACTCATTTTACCCCAAATTCAAGCTATCAGAGATATTTTAGATAATGATGCCATATGCATTGTATTGAAAGAAAAAGAAGTTGACTCATTTTTAAAACGTACTGGCATTAGACCCGCATTGGCCATTACAGATAGTCAAATATTTTTAAAAGCCGATGCTTCTGTTCCCAAAAATATACCATTAACAGGATTCAGTATATTATTAGCTCATTTCAAAGGAGATTTCGAAAGTTATTTGCAAGGCACACCTAAAATTGATGAGTTAAAAGATGGTGATCGAATCTTATTATTAGAGTCGTGTTCTCATCATGTATCATGCGATGACATAGGAAGAGTTAAAATACCAAGGTGGCTAACAGCATATACTGGTAAAAACCTGAATTTTGATGTAGTTTCTGGTCTCAACCAAATAGAGAAACCGATTGAACAATACGCCTTAGTAATTCAATGTGGAGGCTGCATGATTACTAGAAAACAATTGAACAATAGACTCAACCTTGCTAAAACAACAAAAATACCCATAACTAATTATGGCATGACTATTGCCTATGTTCAAGGGATATATCAACGAGCTATCGCTCCCTTTGTAGATAATAGCCAAATGGTTAAACCAGACTATTTATAACGATAGCTGTATATAACTATGTTGAATTTAAAGATGAAGAAACATTAATACCAAGTTGTTTTTTCTATATTTGTTCAATTACAACGCAATTGTGAAGTTATGATTTGTAATGTAGGAGATAAAACAGCGATTGTATGTGGTAGCACTTCAATCAGCTATAATCAGTTAAATAAAGAAATTTCCAATTTCGCTTATCAAATTAAAGATATTAACGCCAAGCGTGTAGCTATCTATTCCGAAAATCAAGTCGGATGGATCTACGCATTTTATGCAGCTTGGTATCAAAAAGCTACTACTGTTCCAATTGACTTTATGGCAACGACGAATGAAGTTGCATATATCTTAAAAGATTGTTATCCAGAAATAATTTTCACATCAAAAGATAAAAAAGTTCAGTTGGAGGAAGCCGTTTTAAAATCAGGAATAAAAACACAAATATTCGTGATTGAGGAATGTGTTGAAAAGAAAATGCCAAGTAGTTTTTCGGTTGGTACAATGGAAACACCAGAAAACAGCAACGCTGTTATTATATACACATCTGGTACAACTGGTAGTCCAAAGGGAGTAATGTTATCTTTTAAAAACCTACTAGCAAACATTGATGCAGTATCAGAAGGTGTTAAAATCTACTCGAAAGATGAAGTAGTAATGATGCTGTTACCTCTACATCATATATTCCCATTAATGGGTACAATGTTGGTACCTTTATATGTTGGCTCTAAAATAGCAATGGCTCCATCAATGGCTTCTGACGATATTATCAAAACTTTGCAAGATAATAAAGTAAGTATCATTATTGGGGTACCACGTTTATATGCAGCAATTAGAAAAGGCATAAAAACCAAGATAGAAGATAGTTTTATAGCTAAAAGCTTATTTAGTTTAGCACAAAACATTAACTCTAAATCTTTTTCTAGAACTGTTTTTAAATCTGTACACAACAAATTTGGAGGTGCTGTAAAATACATGGTATCGGGTGGAGCCGCCCTTGATCCGGAAGTTGGAAACGATTACAAAACTTTAGGCTTTGAAGTACTTGAGGGTTATGGTATGACAGAAACAGCTCCGATGATAAGCTTTACCCGTCCTGGAAAAGTTCGGATTGGTAGCCCCGGTGAAATATTACCTTGTGCGACTGTTGACATTAAAGATGGTGAAATTGCTGTTCAAGGAGATAATGTAATGCTGGGATATTTTAATCGACCAGAAGAAACTGCCGAAGTTTTAAAAGATGGTTGGTTATATACCGGAGATCTTGGACATATTGACGAGCAAGGCTATCTATTTATAACAGGTCGTAAGAAGGAAATTATTGTTTTATCGAATGGTAAAAACATTAATCCATCTGAGATTGAAGCAAAAATAGAAAACATGGCTGCATGTGTGGCTGAAATTGGAGTATTTGCAGATAAAGATCAATTAAGAGCTATTATTGTTCCAAATAAAGCCGAATTGCAAGGGCAAGATGAGGACGCTATTTATAATACAATTAAATGGGAAGTGGTTGATAAGTACAATCAATCAGTAGCACCCTATAAAAAGATCACTGCATTTTCGATAACTAATGTTGAACTACCTCGCACACGCCTTAGTAAGTTACAACGCTTTATGTTACCTGATTTAGCAAATCAGATCACACATACAACAAAAGAAGAAGCAGAAGAAGAAGTAACCTTAAAAGAATATCAGGTAATAAGTGATTTTATTGCAAATGAAAAGAATTGCACTGTCCGCCCTGGAAATCATCTTGAAATGGACTTAGGGATGGATTCGCTTGATAAAGTTGGTTTACAAGTATTTTTACAATCTACTTTTGGTGTAGATATTGACGTAAATGAAATGGTTGCCTTTCCATCTGTTCTGAAGCTTAGTGAATTTGTTGCTTCTAAACGCACACGTATATCTATTGAAAAAATCAATTGGGCGAAAATATTAAAAGAGAACATTAATTTGCAATTACCTCGAACATGGTTAACAGGTACTATTTTTGTTAAATTTTCAAAATATTTTTTCCGCCTTTATTTCCGTTTTAAAGGTAAAGGAATGAAAAACATACCAGATGGACCATGCATTATTGCACCCAATCATCAGAGCTTTTTCGATGGGCTATTTGTGGCATCTTTCTTACGTAAAAACACCATTAGAAATACATATTTCTATGCAAAAGAAAAACATGTTAGCTCAAAGTTTTTAAAATTTATTGCCAATCGCCATCATGTTATCATTATGGATCTGAATAAAGATTTAAAAGAATCTATTCAAAAGATGGGTGAAGCTCTGAAAAAGAAGAAAAACTTAATTATTTTTCCAGAAGGAACACGTTCGTTTGATGGTACACTAGGAGAATTTAAAAAGACTTTCGCCATTTTAAGTAAAGAGCTTAATGTTCCGATTGTACCCGTTTCGATCAAAGGAGCGAACCGTGCACTACCACGTGGTTCCAAATTTCCTAAACCTTGGAGAAAAGTGAGTGTTGAGTTTCTAAAACCAGTTTATCCAGAACAATCATCCTATGAGAAGTTAACGAATATGGTTTACCAAAAAATTGCAATGAATCAGAAAGCATAATATACAAAGAACTGGCCAGGAGGTCAGTTCTTTTTTTGTTTCGTTGGAATAATAAATTCAAATTTAGCTCCTTCATTTTCAAGCGAATTCACCCAAATATCCCCACCCATAATTTCAACCAAACGTTTACATATTGACAACCCCAATCCGGTACCTTTTTGCTTAAGCTGGTCCGAATATTCAGCTTGTAAAAAGCGATCAAATACCTTATTCACAAAATCTTGGGGTATACCAATACCATTATCTTCTACAACAAACCTAATATATTCTCGCTCTATAACATAGCCAATTTGAACCTTACCATTCAATGTAAACTTAAGAGCATTATTAACCAAATTGGTTAATATTTGTCTCAATTTTGGTTCATCAGCGTATAACGTAATTTGATCAGATTGATTGGGTAAAATGAGTT includes:
- a CDS encoding polyamine aminopropyltransferase; the protein is MFKIRNKYSAILMAAIFATGFSGIIAEYLLSTLATYFLGDSILQWTMIVSTMMFSMGLGSRISKSFKVNLTEKFLILEFALSLVVSFAPMIVYTTSAFTNSLAIVIYAFSILIGTLIGMEIPLVMRINNEYESLRVNISNVLEKDYYGSLIGGIFFVVVGLPFLGLTYLPFFLGTVNFGVAVVVYFMLNILIDKKYKTYLNTSIALVTVTIIAGVIFSDPIIKYGEQIKYKDKVVYSEQSQYQKIVITQWQDNYWLYLNSNEQLCTMDEMMYHEPLVHPVMSLHPHPQNVLILGGGDGCAAREVLKYLSVKSIRLIDLDPAMTKLGQEHPILTNLNKGALNNPKVEIINSDGYHYLTQNKDFYDVIIIDLPDPRTVELGRLYSMEFYSVCYRHLRPEGLIITQAGSPYFATKAFKCIIETMREAGFKTIPLHNQVLSLGEWGWSLGMKTQREVNLKKAIQSLHFHNIETQWLNNDAMQLITSFGKDIFPGQNDSVKVNRIHDPVLYKYYLKGNWDLY
- a CDS encoding S-adenosylmethionine decarboxylase, with the translated sequence MTKINAVNLPPKIFNIKGWIELYEPIKLKEQFDTALNKSGFKVLQFTDHKFPENGYTAFWLLAESHFAVHTFDQDGCSYIELSSCNKEKALNFITLCKQFNFTFQWENDLEELNCNKNANA
- a CDS encoding potassium channel family protein, with amino-acid sequence MKKKAGLAIGLIVYLFLIYLISIVESSDPNSNIKSLTDALWYAIVTLTTVGYGDFYPVTALGKIIGLFVILGSLGVIGYFIGEISSRISTYMEKKKNGFFGTDFENHYMIIGWSGFGKKVADQIFPTGHNIAFITNSKGDLELIKDLYQHNQCFAMFADYNNMDAYRKANIEKTKAVFINFVDDTETLVFVLNLKREFPDINIIVNCSNPDLKETLINTGIKHVVSRSEVASRLVASYLFEPHVAEYTEDLISTSVEMDDQDIQQYKVTRQNPYIESTYFDAFVKMKKDLNVILIGLVINNKIEKNPSDEQLIKESQYLIIISVGKEKLELEQVFGVKEGL
- the hydF gene encoding [FeFe] hydrogenase H-cluster maturation GTPase HydF; this translates as MSKDRKPHIGIFGRRNNGKSSIINKLSGQDTAIVSEIAGTTTDPVKKSFEITGFGPVILIDTAGIDDFGELGEQRVKKSTQIINQVDLAILVVTNNQWDQSEASLIKAFNKQDTPFIIIHNKTDLTPPSIDWLNTTSQINASAIIPFSVISSDIDLLIKEIRKAIPESAYTTPSLVGDLISYGDIVLLITPIDIEAPEGRLILPQIQAIRDILDNDAICIVLKEKEVDSFLKRTGIRPALAITDSQIFLKADASVPKNIPLTGFSILLAHFKGDFESYLQGTPKIDELKDGDRILLLESCSHHVSCDDIGRVKIPRWLTAYTGKNLNFDVVSGLNQIEKPIEQYALVIQCGGCMITRKQLNNRLNLAKTTKIPITNYGMTIAYVQGIYQRAIAPFVDNSQMVKPDYL
- a CDS encoding AMP-binding protein — translated: MICNVGDKTAIVCGSTSISYNQLNKEISNFAYQIKDINAKRVAIYSENQVGWIYAFYAAWYQKATTVPIDFMATTNEVAYILKDCYPEIIFTSKDKKVQLEEAVLKSGIKTQIFVIEECVEKKMPSSFSVGTMETPENSNAVIIYTSGTTGSPKGVMLSFKNLLANIDAVSEGVKIYSKDEVVMMLLPLHHIFPLMGTMLVPLYVGSKIAMAPSMASDDIIKTLQDNKVSIIIGVPRLYAAIRKGIKTKIEDSFIAKSLFSLAQNINSKSFSRTVFKSVHNKFGGAVKYMVSGGAALDPEVGNDYKTLGFEVLEGYGMTETAPMISFTRPGKVRIGSPGEILPCATVDIKDGEIAVQGDNVMLGYFNRPEETAEVLKDGWLYTGDLGHIDEQGYLFITGRKKEIIVLSNGKNINPSEIEAKIENMAACVAEIGVFADKDQLRAIIVPNKAELQGQDEDAIYNTIKWEVVDKYNQSVAPYKKITAFSITNVELPRTRLSKLQRFMLPDLANQITHTTKEEAEEEVTLKEYQVISDFIANEKNCTVRPGNHLEMDLGMDSLDKVGLQVFLQSTFGVDIDVNEMVAFPSVLKLSEFVASKRTRISIEKINWAKILKENINLQLPRTWLTGTIFVKFSKYFFRLYFRFKGKGMKNIPDGPCIIAPNHQSFFDGLFVASFLRKNTIRNTYFYAKEKHVSSKFLKFIANRHHVIIMDLNKDLKESIQKMGEALKKKKNLIIFPEGTRSFDGTLGEFKKTFAILSKELNVPIVPVSIKGANRALPRGSKFPKPWRKVSVEFLKPVYPEQSSYEKLTNMVYQKIAMNQKA